A region of the Silene latifolia isolate original U9 population chromosome 9, ASM4854445v1, whole genome shotgun sequence genome:
atgcaaatggctttacaagataaagcattctgtggaaggtcaacaagatatctacaaagcacgactagttgctaaaggtttcacccaagtgccaggtttgcactacgatgagatttttgcacccgtagtcatgctgcgttccattcggattatcttagcgatcgccgcttttcatgactatgaaatttggcaaatggacgtgaaaaccgccttcttaaacggctttttggaggaagagttgtacatggtacaacccgaaggtttcatcgatccagtacatcctaagaaagtgtgcaagcttaagcgttccatttatggacttaagcaagcatcaaggagttggaatcatcgcttcgaccaagtgataaaagaaaatggatttactcgatcagtcgaggaaccatgtctatatatcaagtcgagtgggagcaagattgtctttctaatattgtatgttgacgacatactcctgattgggaatgacatacctctcttaacttcggtgaaagtatggttgaaaaaccatttccagatgaaagatctgggtgaggcacaaagaattctaggcatccgtatctatcgagatagatcacgacggatgctatctctcagtcaggagtcttacatagacaaagtcctagagagattcagcatgactaactccaaaaaggggtttcttcctatggctccaggggtgcatttgagcaagtctcaggcaccagagacaccggaagagaaagagcgcatggcacggattccttatgcctcggcaataggatctatcatgtatgccatgatatgcacacgtcctgacgtggcatatgcattgagtatgacaagtcgattccaacagcatccaggtgaatcacactggttagctgtcaagaacattcttaagtacctccggaggactaaagattgggcattgacttatggaggctctccaaagctatgcgcaacgattctgcagatgctagcttccaaacggatcgagatgactcgaaatctcggtctggattcgtttttactcttaatggcgctgcgatcggtggaagagttccaagcaaacagattaaagagattctacgaccgagtccgagtactatgccgcgtccgaagctacaaaggaagcgatatggatgcgtcaattcttacatggactatccgtagtgcctagttcgaatgacccgatcaccatctattgcgacaatagtggtgccatcttccaggctaaggagccaaagtctagcaacaagtctagacatgtacaacggaaagctcatctaatccgggattacgtggagcaaaaggaagtagtgatagaaaagattgctaccgatgataacatagcagatcctctcactaaagcattacgacaagataagcatgaagggcacgttaatcccatgggaatcaaacgtgttcctgagttgtagtactcttttatggatcagattcattctcctttgtactctatacgacatcatcgttttgatattttatatatattttgtttttcatgtggaattgtacgacgattttgaacaccacaaagtgaactgaacaaacatcatatcttgttagtccttaattgcccacatgagccgataactctggcaattattctgtgacgttggttgatggtgggttcaacgagccataagtcaaccggttgactgaccaatcacagaggcgatttatacggatatttcgtaggacactattgtgacatcgacgtggagtcctaaatgttttataacattcgttgcccggtcgtggataggacttccatggtgatcctaagagtcgattcttagactatcgactgtctcttgagactacggcagattttgggtgactttggtttctttctcacggtcatccgtaacaggggccaagtagatttttttctgggtcatttcatgccgtgcttagatcggaaggagtcgagttgaaggaaatattcagcctttatcaggtactcgatatttctcggggccactcgaggagtcagaatcgaaatgcatggccatgctcggatacggattcgttttatcagttaagttactctctagtcggggaaaccactctagatacagatcgattgtaaaatacgacctttgtggatccagatctgcaaattgttttacattgagtgggagaaagtttaaatgaatatgagaatcggttatcgcacctacacttgttcggacaagtgggagtttgttggagcttgtgtcctccagttagtgcggataacgtcattgcacatacacttgtacggacaagtgggagcttgttggggtttgtgtccttaacagttagtgcaaggacttataaacctctaaaaggatcaaagggcatactttggtattattatcagttgatccacgtttatcaataacggttggcttgctagataagtttgacgttattgtcatacagatggcggtgatcaactggtccctaaaagtcacacctataggatacgttcgagagatgtgacggtatgaaaatactgtcatgtagatgccaaaaattgactaaccagttagtccgagttatttgactagtaattagtcaaatatgtgatgttgagatattatatttaatacggattaaatatcatgggctaaggcgaattaaccagttaattcgtaaaattaaatatacgtgatttatatttaattaaatgtatattaaaaataattatacaatactgttttgtcggacacgtattaataattcagctaacccgtattattagctgatgccttaatttccgataaccgataacagtttataatcagaccacgtcatatacacttagcgagtgatggaccggaccgcgagtttaagtgaagagaaaatgaaaagcccatgagggctcctctcactcggtttggccgagaatcaccaagacaaaaggagagctttctcctcttgtctaacctaatctcATTTTGCAAAAAccattagggttttgggaattgtgcctcccgaaattcggatctcacatcctACACAaatcacaaaaactatcctctcaatattgcaaaggcaattagaggaattgatctagcacaagggcatatctcggactatcttgggtgcatcatttaggaggaggtctaatttgatctctcattgccttattgcactaggaccgaaggttatttctaatctttatcatttcattgttattttcgttttatgactataaactacatatgaattttgcgttataatccttaattcgaagggtagtatacggatattaacccacaggtgatttgattgtgattgttgttaaagtataatatcggtattgtgacgattgttggattttgtcattgttgattgttgttgattgtatctatctgtgatcttcggggtgcgtccctggctgagtggagtcacttgcgggagtggcttcacgcccatgattcgccttctgtggaacccgccacagaagggatgtgcacattaatggatttgggtttatcgctcgatggagatgagcggggcttaggtgggaacgactgcggtcccccactggcggtgtggagtacctgttgcgatgggtactctggcagggctacacactttagtgtgtagtcagttttgaggagttgattatggagttcgggttgatgtgacgattAAGCTATTTTGAtacttgtcttattgtgattATGTTGTGTGATATGTATCAGAAGAGAGGTTGGAGACGAGAAGAGAGATGGTGAGAGAAGAGTGGAGGAAAAAAGGGTCAATTAGTGACCTAATTTTACAAGTTTACATGATGTGATTCTGATatctttttgtttattttttatttttatttttttaaataataaaacCGTATTGAATACCGTATATCTGGTTTCAAATTTTGCCGATACATATCCGATACAGTTTTATGAAACCGAATCCAATATAGGGAAATTCGTATAATTAAAATCGTAGACCGTATCGAATACGTATAATAAAACTGTCTTGTATATTTTTGCACAACCCAAGGTAAAAGTGTGTTTTATACATGTTTGGGAGAGTggggaagaaaaaaaagaaggaaaaaaagggTAAATCAGTCATTTATTCGGGCGATATTAGCCATTTAAGGGGGAgaaaataatttatttttttttaacaaatcaATCTTTCGTACTCTTAATATCGCGTTCTCTATAGGCTTCGAAGAAACATACTGTATAAAGATAAGATTACCATCCTCAATCAGAAACTCTACAAATTTGAGAAAAGTAGTAATATTTAACTAGTgaataaggccctgttctttctggctttttaaagtcgaatcgaatcaatcgaatcgaatggagtgaactgaactaaatcgaatcgaatggagctgagtgaatcgaatcgaatgaatcgaatcgaatcgaatcgaatcgaatggagtgaatcaatcgaatcgaatggagtgagttgaatcgaatcgaatcaatagaaTCGAAATAATCGAATCAATAAAGTCAATTGAGTTGAATCAATCgaaataattatattattaataataatatttaatattattgttataataataataataataataataataataataataataataataataataataataataataataataataataataataataataataataataataataataataataatagtaataataatagtaataataataataataataataataataataataatcatagtataatactaatattaatatttataggaaaaaaattataatattatatatgaataatcataaattataataatgaaaaaatagtaatttttactaataatattcttaataaaaataataaataataatgtcaatattaataatgatattggtaaaaataattgtttcgattaaaaacactcaagtaagcgttgctcgaattcgggtcgggtcaacgcgctccttTCAGATGGCACCTCGAGCCTATGCTTGCTCTCTTCGGATGGATCTTGCATGCGTAACAAACAGGGCCTCAGAGAGTTCGCAAtaggtccttctctgatgccttaTGGTATTTGTGGATAGTcgggaccttgcttgaagctaaggcCTCCATGCCCTCTCATAatagctcgagtagtcttacttctagagagaggaagttgttggtgagaagtattttaccattgattggtgaataatgaggtatttatagttttctatgtgtacctcaaatgatggcttgTCAAGCATGGTTACCGGATttgctatgaatacgccttacctATTCGCGATTCgtttatagaaaatgtgttatacgtattttcagtaatcaactTGATAGAAGTCGCTTTTAACGATTCGTGATTCGTAGGATACCAATTCAAGCGAATccgtaaccatgttggcaagtgtgttgacttgtatgaccccgtattggctagtgagtcaagtcggttgggcgtgccccatcaataatatttataataaatgttattaattttaataataataccaataataattataataataacaacaacaacaataacaacaataatattaacattaataacattattattcattttaacaataacaataataataccaataataattataataataataacaacaacaataatattaacattaataacattattattcattttaataataatattcataataataatgataatagtaattataataaataaattattatcaacaatattattaattataattataataataaaaaataaaaaataaaaaataaagaataaagaataataatatttaaaaatcagtattattgataataaaattagtaataattattaaatttaagatgagtaaagctgaaatgagctgaacttaatggagctgaactgaacttaatggagctgagctgagctaatctgaactgaatggagctgaactgagctgaactgaactgaactgaatggagctgaactgatctgaactgagctgaactgaactgaatagagctgagctgaactgaactgaagtggactgaaaataagccagaaaaaACAGGGCCTAAATAACCTCTCGCAACATCTCTCCGTCATATTCCAGTTTCTGTTCTGAAACCCTAAAAATTTGAACAAGGTAATTTTATATTTGCAGTTAGTCCTAATTTTATGCTTAATCGACTTCTCTTTCTTAAACTGACTATTTGTTTAATCTTAAGAAATTTGGAGGATGGGATTTCAAGGTCACATTTTTATTTAGAaaccaccgccaccgccaccgctATCCCCACCACCTCCCCTTCCCTTGCCTCccttttactcctattttgttTTGATTGGCGGATTTTGAGTTAGCtttgtttatatcatgttttgATTTtgggagggaaaagaaaggaaaagggaaggactCCAGGAAGGGGGGCAGAGAATGGGGAAACGAGTTTTCCCTTCAAATCTTTCCACCTATCCGACCAAGTCCGGTTCTGGTGTATTTCTCTTTTGTTGTTTCTGTCTAAATTTGTTAAGGAAGCTCAGATTTTACACAATTTTTATGTGCGTTATCTCTTAACCTATTTTTTGTCCTGATAGATGCCTAAATATTTCACAATGAACTCCAAAGATTACTTCAAAAATAGTGTGGAAGAACTGTTGGAGCAACAACTAGAGGAAAGGAGAAAAGATCCAAAACTGATCCAAACACTGCGACGAATGTCTTCTGTGAAACATCCACATAATATATTTCCAGGCACCCATATCCGAGCTACACCCCTAGTAGAGGTGCTTGGTGTCATCATTGATAAACAAGTGTTTGCTTTGACTGATAAATCATCATTCAAAATATCAGGTACTATCCAAGCAACTAATGTTGCTGGATGTGGCACCATTCTTGATTTGTATAATCGAGGTGATGAAGATCCTGAGAGTATATGCTTGGGCGGTTTATTGTCTTTGACGTGGCCTCAGTTAGATGATGATCTTATATTTCCATCACATGATACCAAATTAGAAGTTCATCTTAAGGACATCTCTCAGGGTGAAAATATTGACATTGCTAATGGAACCATTGATATAAGTTTGAAAGCCCTAGATGATAGTGAAGCTGTCAGAGTTGGCTTTGTCGAGGGTAAATATGGCCGCGCTGCCATAATATATGCCACATTGTATTCAGCTGTTGTAGCTAAAGTGGATGTCAAGgtactttttaaaaaaaataaacatgataCTACTTGTGGGCAGATTGGTTGTGATCTGTATGGAAGTATCATTGCACAATATTACAAGTGTGGATCCTTAAACAATACTTTTGATAAAAATGTCCTGAGGAAGTGTCTTTCCCGAAAACTCTTTGATAAGTCCCGTCATCAATCTGAACATGTGGTGCATGGGGGTCAAATTGGCCTATGTAACTCCGTTGTTGCTGTTCCTGCTTATTCAAGCCTTGTGATTGAATTTGACTTGGTGAATGCTGATACTGGCGTGAACATAGTCCAGGATAAACTGGAGATAGAAGCCCACAATAGGTGGTCCATCAAGAAGGATGTTGAGGGACTTGATTGTGTTGTCCAGGTGATAGTGAGCTGGTGTCTTTCAAATACGCTAAAGAGAAACATGGCGGGAGGGAAACAAAAGAGTTCACCTGGGGAGCAGACAAGAATCCAGCAAGTAGGACCAACTCTCTTCACGTTAATGTTTTattttatatctaccttttcaaTCTTGACTTTGTCTTCTCTATTTTGTTATCTGCAGCTTCGCCCTCCATTGCTGACGTTCCAGGAGTAAGCCCTTTgaactgatttttttttttcgcgTGTTTCTGAAAATTTTATGTAAAAAAAATGTTTAAAATCAATAGGAAAAATGAAAGTATCGATAAGCCCATTACCATTCTATTGACGAGTCAACTAACAAATACTAAAATTTCAGCTACCAGGTCCAGTGGAAGTCCAATGTGGCTCCACCTATGAGCTTATCTTCTAGTTATTCTATCGGCTTTGTCGCCAGATTTGACACCAAATGACACATAGCATTGCTTGGTGAACCTTTCTTATAAAACTTTAACTAAGGTTGGGGTTCAAAACTCAAGGAGCTCCAGTGCGGGTGGCAGACTTGCAGGCATTGGCTGTCGACTGACATGGGTAGCATGAGCTGATGCCTAACTTTGTCGGCACAGTGATAGTGATAAGGAGCAACTCCATATGGGGAAAGCCCTTGACTGACGCTCTAAGGTCTTAATCTAACATTTACAGTATCCTCAGATAAAAGGAGTTACTGGTTTATACGGTAGATAGTTCTCAGAACCTGTTCAGTTTCAACCTCCAATACTCCTCTTGTTCTTATACGAGCACATCTTTATGCCATGTCAGTAgattttgcatttagtttattcaAAACTCAATAATACCCCCTTTCTATTATCATAGGTCATAGGTCATATACTCATTTCTGCCCATTTAGGcccaattcttttggatttaattcAGTTCACTTCAGCTAGCTAGTTGAGAGGTTCAGTTCAATTTAATTAAGTTGGCTTTAGTTAAGCTTACTCAAATTTAGTTAATCTAAGGTTAGTtaatcttatttaaatttaatttaacttaaattaaattaagtcAAGTTTAATTAAGTTAATTAGGTTTATCGTTTTGCCAAATTAGCTGAAAAGTTAGCTTAAACGTGAAAACGTACCTGAAAGCCGAAAAGCTAACTCAAACCAGGAAAGGTAGCTTATAAGATAAGTGAAAAATAAGAGCTGATAAGGTAGCTAATTATACAAAAATGTTTGAAAAACTAGCTGAAATGGTAGCTGATTTTGAGAAAAATGACTTAATaactatttaatattataaattgaaatgacaaaaaagtaaaataaaataaaataggtagCTTATTTCCCAAATGCTACTCTATGTAGCTTTTCATTTCAGCTAGGTTATTTAACAAATAAGCTACTTACTAAACACGCCCCAAACAAATAAgctagctgaaattttggtcaaataaggtaacTTGTTTGTCTTGCCAAACCGTTAACTTGGTTTTAGTCAATTTATGTCTCTAATTAAGTTAAGGTAATTTTAGTTATGTAATATTAattcatgttaagttcatttaagACTAGTTATGATGAGTTATTATTTTAGATTAGTTATGTTTAGTTTTGTTAATCTAAATTAATACTCCCACTATTTCCTTCTTTGTCACCATCTATCACCTCACTCAGATCTTCCTCTCTTCTTTGTCACTATCTATCCCTAACTCGGATCTTCCTCTCTCCTCCGTCTACTTCTCTTtcattccctttccctttcctgAAGACCTCCAACCAAACGTCCTCTTAGTTCACTTGAGGTTAGGTCAATTTCAGATTTGATCATTTACTTTTGGTCCAAAAGAACATGTCAATTGGGTAGTTTGAAAGTTAGTCCCTTCGAACATGAAACCATTAGCCAATATCAGTTCACCACTAAgagttactccctctgtcccggtcatttgttgtccttttccatttttgggtttcttagtcaattgttgtcctttctattttaagaatgaatttaatgagcaatttgatcattcacactcaatttgttccacttgtcatttagtaattggtcccCTCCACTTTCCTTGATGTTTGTgacaaaaccaaaggacaacaattgaccgggatggagggagtacaaTTTATACACAAACGGTTATTGGGGATGCCTAAATGTTGACTTGTTCTTTATTTTTCAGGAACATATTTATAAAACACAGGATGGAGGTGTTTTTAATTTTTATTGGGCACAACAGTTATAAGAATCTGAGTGTGTACGGGAGGATTGTGGTTTATACCCTTTCTGGTAGTTGTAGCATTTTTAAGAGGGACAAGAACAGACCTCAACATTTGTCTCCCTCTAGCAGAACTATATCTATTCGTGGTTCCCATGAAGCCTTCGATGGCTATCATGTAGGCATGGATGTCGACCTGAGAGATATTAATGGCGGTCTGACAATCAAAGGTTGCTTCGATTGGTGTGATATTATGTTGGAAGCTGGGAAAAAAACATGGTATAATGAAAAAAATTTTACTGGCATTCAAGGTAAAGGTGGTTATGCAGCAATTCACTACACTATCTTTTCAGATGCCCTAGAGGCTAGGGTGAGGGTTTCTATCATCTCCAAGGACTCTTCCCATGTCTATCCCGAGGTCTACGGAACACTTGTAGCTCTAACTGCTTCAATTACTCAACCAGCTACGAGACCAAGTACTATCGTACTACTCTTTACGATGAACCTCCCGGAAATGGTCTAGAACTGTATGGTCATCAAAGACTGCCCCTTTGCCGTGCAAGTTGAGTCCTCCCTAATTATTCATGCCGACCTGTATGTAGGATCATCACAAGGTTTACTTTTGGGCGAAAGGAACAATTCGCTGAATGAGACAACCCCAAATGTTGAACGGATTGAGAGTTCTGAAGAGTTCAAGTATGATGGCTCTGGTAGTTCGTGTAAAAATATCCTAGGACAGTACTATGATATTAGGCTTGCCATAATATGGAAGTAATATATGTGATTATTGAATTTGTTTCTCCCAACGAATAACAAACGAACTTGCTTCTTGTTTTCTCTTTGTATGTAACTATGTAAGGGTGGGGTTTTTTGCGCCCTTAGACCATGTATAATTTAGAGTAGATTATCatccttttttttctctctccATCTGTCATTTGCGTAATTCTTTTTCTTTATCATGCAACACATTTTCCACCATCTATATCCTCTTCAATAAAATCTATCTATACTAAATTATTAAACAACCATCTGATTTCATATGCCGCTGTCTTATACGGTCATTCCCATCATATCTTCATTTGAAATTACTTGCTGATTTCATATGCTTCTTTGTAACATAAATCAACATCTCACTCAAAGATACGAGGGATTAGAATCATTACTCTTCACTAGATTTCTGGGTCGTCCTGATCATATCCATAAACAGAGTATTTTATATTTCAATGATTATTCATGCTTTGTTTTGACTCGACATTGTTGTTACAGGAAAATTGATTACAACTTTACAGGTTTGTTTTATCTATGTTTACCTTTTTCAAATTATTGTTATGAATTTGTAACTTTAAGATTTTATAAATAGCAAAAGTTGCAACTTTGGATCTAGATGCCAAATTTATCAGGTTTTTTCTAGTGAA
Encoded here:
- the LOC141602107 gene encoding uncharacterized protein LOC141602107; the protein is MPKYFTMNSKDYFKNSVEELLEQQLEERRKDPKLIQTLRRMSSVKHPHNIFPGTHIRATPLVEVLGVIIDKQVFALTDKSSFKISGTIQATNVAGCGTILDLYNRGDEDPESICLGGLLSLTWPQLDDDLIFPSHDTKLEVHLKDISQGENIDIANGTIDISLKALDDSEAVRVGFVEGKYGRAAIIYATLYSAVVAKVDVKVLFKKNKHDTTCGQIGCDLYGSIIAQYYKCGSLNNTFDKNVLRKCLSRKLFDKSRHQSEHVVHGGQIGLCNSVVAVPAYSSLVIEFDLVNADTGVNIVQDKLEIEAHNRWSIKKDVEGLDCVVQVIVSWCLSNTLKRNMAGGKQKSSPGEQTRIQQVGPTLFTLMFYFISTFSILTLSSLFCYLQLRPPLLTFQE